The genomic interval GTTATTCTGTAGATGAGAAAACCGAATCGAAGGAGGAGAGCAAGAGTCCTAAACCGgaatcagcagcagcagcatcagCAGCATCTGGGAGTTCACCTTCATCACCTAACCCTCCTGGCTTGAATTTCAATGCTTTTGATTTCTCAAACATGGCTAGTATCCTCAACGTACGTGTCTGCTCTTTGAaacagttttattttttattttctaggtGGAGCTTTTTCTACTgatggtttttttttgaaaagatccAAGCATCAGAGAATTGGCGGAGCAGATTGCTAAAGATCCTGCCTTTAACCAGTTGGCTGAGCAGCTTCAGAGATCTATCCCAAACGCAGCTGAGGGAGgagcaggaggaggaggttTCCCTAACATTGATCCACAACAGTATGTCAGCACAATGGAACAGGTTATGCATAACCCCGAGTTTCAGACCATGGCTGAGCGACTTGGTAACGCCTTGGTCAAGGTGAATACGGAAaacgcatatatatatatatatattctggacTTTGGTTTAATATTGAGGCATGGCTTtggataaatattttttttcttttgccttCAGGATCCACAAATGTCTCCCTTTTTGGATGCTTTCTCAAACCCTGAAACAGCTGAGAACTTTACTGAGCGTATGGCACGGTTGAAAGAAGATCCAGAGTTGAAACGTATACTTGATGAGATTGATGCTGGTGGTCCTTCTGCCATGATGAAGTCAGTGTTTCTTTTCGTTTTCATTGAAATTGTAAAACTTCCTTCTTCTGCTTGTTGTTGTTTGTGCTTATGTAGGaagactttttttcttttttttttggttatctGGTAATTAGGTACTGGAATGATAAAGATGTACTGAAAAAGCTTGGTGAAGCAATGGGTATGCCTGTTGTTGGCTTGCCTGACCAGACGCCTTCAGCTGAACCCGAGgtggctgaagaagaagaagaagagtctaTTGTTCATCAAACGGCCAGTCTTGGTGATGTTGAGGTTAGACTGCTTCCTACTTTGTTACTTATGCTTTTGACCATTTTAGGATGGTATCATTAATTTTTGCTTGAGTAGTAGGTCTATTGTTCATTAACGTTCTTATGCTTTTGACCATTTTGGGATTTTATCATTAATGTTTGCTTGAGTATTAGGTCTATTGTTCATTAAACGTTCTTATGCTTTTGACCTTTTTGggattttatcattattaatgtTTGCTTGTGTATTAGGTATATTTGTTCATTAACGTTTTTAATTCATTTAGGGTTTGAAAACCGCTTTGGAATCTGGTGGTaacaaagatgaagaagattctGAAGGAAGGACAGCACTGCATTTTGCGTGTGGATACGGCGAGGTATGCAATTCTTTTATTATCACTTCAGGGAAAGTTAACATTCGGTCACTTCTATGCTTGGCGTTTTGTTTAAAACTGTCGACTTGAATCCGAGATTGACCACCCTGTTGTTTCCTTGCCGCAGTTAAAATGTGCTCAAGTTCTTATCGATGCTGGAGCAAGTGTTAACGCTGTTGACAAAAACAAGAACACACCTCTGCATTACGCTGCTGGTTACGGGAGGAAAGATTGTGTTAGCCTTCTCCTTGAGAATGGTGCAGCAGTGTAAGCCCTTAGAACACAGCACTTATATAGAGAGAGGACTTCATATTGAAAAAGTTCTTCAAGACTTGAGTTATATGACGCTTTTCTGTGTATGTGGTTGCAGGACTCTGCAAAACCTAGACGAGAAGACACCCATTGATGTGGCTAAGCTCAATAACCAGCTCGAGGTGGTGAAGCTGCTCGAGAAAGATGCTTTCCTCTGAGCGTGGGTCAAAAAGGAAACTCTATTATCTTTGAAGGATTTGTCTTGTGTTGCGTCGTGAACCATTTGACAGACTTTTGTATGACCTCTTTTCGGTTTCATTTGTGTTTTATTAGTCTCAAATTAAAATTTGTGATGATTTTGATTTTCATTTAaagtcaataaaaaaaaaaaagatcactcTGATGTTTTGTGTTGGAGCTAAGGCATCGTTGAGTGTGTTGTGCTACATAGCTTTGTAGTTAGTTGATATCACTTAATTGCTTCGTCCTCACTCTGTTTAGCTATGTGTGGAGAGCATTAATAGTACTAATCAGAGTGAGGTTTGATCCTTATCCCCTAGCTAGTTTAAAGACTTGCAGTTAGGTAAAAGCTGTTGCAGTTAGGTAAATAGCTAGATTAAGGACTTGCAGTTAGGGTTGAGTACGTGTATTTGTTCAAAAGCTGTTGCTGTAATGGTAAAAGGTAAAAGTCATCTATTTCTAGAAATCTATAAGACAATAGACCGGTCTGATCTTGAAGTCGAGCCACTTGAAGGTACGCATCATAGCTTCGAGAAACTTTTGAATTTATGGTCACAGGTTATTAAGAGTGCTTTGAAATTTTTATGTGATGTCAgaaagagatgtgaagtgtgaAGGGGTATTCATTCTGAACAGATGACGTTGCTTCTCTAAAGTAAAGCAATGCATGCGACCACCAAAAGAGAATCTCCTATTAAGAAGAGGATATAAAAAGATTCGTCAAATTTTATCATTGTGCGATGAGAGTGAcgataaatgtaaaaataataaatgctTACATCAAACATTATAGTCTATGACTTGAATAGTTGAATTGAATCTCTCGACTTTATagctacaaaaacaaacaaaatcttCGGCAGTGTATCTTCTTGTGTCGGCcgtttatctttttgtttttgattttgtgtttgacttttCCAATGCAAAGTACACGAATAAAAATCAAAGATGAACTTCTTTAACAGAATTCAAGCATCTTTTCAAGtataatataacattatttCATTAGACCACATACAAACATATCCATTCGAATCAATGTTTTAGTAGCAATtttgcaatatatatatttttatagaacgAACAGCCAACTAAAAATCAAAGATGAACTTCTTTAACAGAATTCAAGCATCTTTTCAAGtataatataacattatttCATTAGACCACATACAAACATATCCATTCGAATCAATGTTTCAGTAGCAATTttgcaatatatatttttatagaacgAACAGCCAACtagtttgaaaagaaaaaagaatgttGAATTGGGTAATATCTTAATAAATTCCTTAGCATTGGCTAAAAGCTGAATTTTCAACTTACAAAAGCATAAAAAGGTAGTGTGTCCATTATGGCCGTTAGATTATCTTCCTTTTTCTATGTTTTTGTAGAGTGTTTCTTTTCGAGGAGGGTTTCTTGTATCATTTGTTAGTTTGTAAAACAAATGTTTTGCATAGGTGTTAGCgttcttattgtttttttttttttgacaaaaagcGTTCTTATTGTTCCGACCAAGATTTCACCATGTATAGTTTAACCGCACCGCTTCACTATAACAGAAAATAATTGACATCGCCATGAAATATAGCACAACTTGCTTTTCCTAATACTATAACACAACTTGCAATACTAAAACACAAGCACGCATATAAAAGAAACTTCcgctaatttttaaaaatatttgaatattgaCCAGTCTTCTGTCATGTTTAGAATTCTTTATCTATCCCAAGTGCCTGAGAACATCATTATTGCTAAGTCTTTAACATTGGTCCTtagtatacatatatgtatatgtatatattatatatgcgtatgtaATTGTTTGCTAATGAttttacggaaaccgaaaccgaaaatTCCTTAATTAAGAAATTTTCGATTTCGATTTCCGTAAAGTCCTTAACAAACaattacatacacatatataacatatacatatacatatatgtggaTTAAGGACCAATGCTAAGGACTTAGCAATAATGATGCTCTGAGACTTCCTGACACACTAAACTAGGTGTTTACAAGTGGTTTTATACATGTAATCTATGGGTTTATTCCATCAAATAATTGTGTGTTTCTtaatataaaatagattaagcacaatttcaaatagtttagCAGAAAATAAGATCATCTATATCACCAGTCTCAGATATGCATTTGCATAAGCGTATTCGCTCTAAGTGGGGACTGTGAACGTGACAGCTGGATCCAGGTTAAAGGACAACACATCATCGACCCTATCACCGACACGTGTCCCACCTCACACATGGCGTTCTTCTCTTTCACCTTCTTCTTTTCGCCTCTCCGCTTTTacttttacctttatttttgttcattgtattttttttttaactcaacaaCTACTTTTCATTCACCAAATCAAATGTTCGCTTGGtaatctcttctttttattttcagttttttttcaaGTTATTTATTATCTATAGTGTATATAAACAATTCTTTTGGTCGCACGTTTAGCAATAATTTAGTTTAActaatcatattttattcttttggtaaacaaaaaataacaattagGGAAAAATAAACAAGACTATGTATAtacctacaaaaaaaacaaaagcagtAATGGAGTAAACtgagttatttttaaaaaagaaattgagTTATTTAATGCTTATCCTTGATACGGACACAATGGGCCTATTTAGTTATCGTTGATGATCCCCATATCATTCCAACTTCCAAGTAGTAATATCTAAACGGTAACGAAGAATTATTCTTTTAGGAGACATGAAAAATGGAAACAGGCATTAATCTCCGCATCATCTTTGTGCACATAATGCTCTTTTTCGAAATGAGTTAGATATTTTCCAAGAAATACGATACAAATACGTGGAGAAtactgaagaaaaaaatgtgTATACATACATAGGGAAAAATGGGAATAACGTGAtaatacaaaatcaaaatccacaGATAAGCAATAAGTCACCATCCCACGGTTCACGTTAT from Raphanus sativus cultivar WK10039 unplaced genomic scaffold, ASM80110v3 Scaffold2112, whole genome shotgun sequence carries:
- the LOC130494690 gene encoding ankyrin repeat domain-containing protein 2A-like, with protein sequence MASNPEKNPLIPSDEKTESKEESKSPKPESAAAASAASGSSPSSPNPPGLNFNAFDFSNMASILNVHPSIRELAEQIAKDPAFNQLAEQLQRSIPNAAEGGAGGGGFPNIDPQQYVSTMEQVMHNPEFQTMAERLGNALVKDPQMSPFLDAFSNPETAENFTERMARLKEDPELKRILDEIDAGGPSAMMKYWNDKDVLKKLGEAMGMPVVGLPDQTPSAEPEVAEEEEEESIVHQTASLGDVEGLKTALESGGNKDEEDSEGRTALHFACGYGELKCAQVLIDAGASVNAVDKNKNTPLHYAAGYGRKDCVSLLLENGAAVTLQNLDEKTPIDVAKLNNQLEVVKLLEKDAFL